A genomic region of Vigna radiata var. radiata cultivar VC1973A unplaced genomic scaffold, Vradiata_ver6 scaffold_239, whole genome shotgun sequence contains the following coding sequences:
- the LOC106779088 gene encoding serine/arginine repetitive matrix protein 5 isoform X1, with amino-acid sequence MEDTIDATATLDYASIHIFPHQNRYEAFVCMGTQSDKVAAGHLEHLLPHLPAINDLYAEGFDAKFDLELPENLHGAEWFSKATLKRFLHVVSSPDLINVISSILDEMSQLEDSKKFHVSLYGKGHKDHLEMERDGNYSSYGEAPASKPEVSIVSPDVSKNELLRAMDLRLTALTDKLADTFNKATGATCSPEDLTYLAKFSQHFGATNIGHSLCKFIELNHKNQHVGPLSNETILHSCDVTKDNANKIVKSLQSSKPLHSNTPVKYGVSPAKAAQVERHGSTESEESSNSSDEDQTSTERSRSLVRSATPRRSASPMRRVQIGRTGPRRAAALTIKSLNYFPGRERPNTFRDASENDYEGEVSDQSYKKSEIDVRRITVQDAISLFESKQRDQTTDIQKRKSLADVSVSTNKSVLRRWSAGMGETSVQDQPEHVPEDPVPVTSNDTVHCEIPKNSDLEVVSDFVSQIDSSNEITDCDKKPERRENVGLYTEDNPNETNPEVKDETVNKLAASADWNQRKQEEFNQILKKMVESKPVLFGKSKPSRNQSISFEQRGGSYNHYKEKRDEKLKGAKAGKVEKEAQFRQMQQLLDKSKVEMTKSASASKIGSSRLPQTSQRKSTQAANSPKEISKPSATKRISSRTSPMPATRKSWSATPSPRTAGTSPAKARGGISSANTTPTRRKPVSTTSVPQPSPQKERSQPRKRNDKETQTSNNSKSLRSMTEKRQPAVPNKSKAVKAKVTTASEEASVPSKTILSNKGTKKSSVVPLESKPFLRKGSRMGHGTADLIKKKGPPKSEKSQKESADLIEDRESELVVNASDLVSHHSDGDTMTPIHQNAATVPDPQINNQSQCSEPEKLDQKPTDGDVVTYTEESSLNIRNEEELTISPSAWVDTEEDSSKPCEDDTFQSVSLANAVPVGSSSPRVRHSLSQMLQEESSEPDTCEWGNAENPPAMIYQKDAPKGLKRLLKFARKSKGDTGSTGWSSPSVFSEGEDDAEELKNSNKRNADNLLRKAALNVKSYGQPKNSVHDGYERNLAGRGDGKDSHKMQDGAGPTTRGSRSFFSLSAFRGSKP; translated from the exons ATGGAGGATACAATAGATGCTACTGCAACCTTGGATTATGCTTCAATTCACATTTTTCCCCACCAAAACAG GTACGAGGCATTTGTCTGTATGGGGACGCAATCTGATAAAGTGGCAGCTGGACATTTGGAACACTTGTTGCCTCATTTACCTGCAATAAATGATTTGTATGCTGAAGGATTTGATGCAAAATTCGATCTTGAATTACCAGAAAATCTGCATGGTGCTGAATGGTTTTCAAAAGCAACACTTAAAAG GTTCCTTCATGTTGTTAGTTCACCAGATTTGATAAATGTCATCAGCAGTATCCTGGATGAGATGTCTCAGTTGGAGGATTCAAAGAAATTTCATGTTTCTTTATATGGGAAG GGCCACAAGGATCATCTCGAAATGGAAAGAg ATGGTAATTATAGCTCTTATGGTGAAGCACCAGCTTCCAAA CCAGAAGTTAGCATTGTGTCACCCGATGTTTCAAA GAATGAATTGTTACGAGCAATGGATCTAAGATTAACAGCTTTGACTGACAAATTGGCTGACACTTTTAACAAAGCCACTGGTGCTACATGCTCCCCTGAAGATCTGACCTATTTAGCAAAATTTTCTCAACATTTTGGGGCCACTAACATAGG GCATTCTTTATGCAAGTTTATAGAACTAAACCACAAGAACCAGCATGTTGGGCCCCTGAGCAATGAAACAATCTTGCACTCATGTGATGTGACAAAAGACAATGCAAACAAGATTGTCAAAAGCCTGCAGAGTTCCAAACCATTACATTCTAATACACCAGTTAAGTATGGTGTTTCACCAGCAAAAGCTGCCCAGGTTGAGAGACACGGTTCAACAGAAAGTGAGGAATCTTCTAACTCTAGTGATGAGGATCAAACATCTACTGAGAGAAGCCGTTCTCTTGTAAGATCTGCAACACCCAGAAGATCAGCATCCCCTATGCGAAGGGTCCAAATAGGAAGAACTGGACCCCGCAGAGCTGCCGCATTAACTATCAAGAGTCTCAATTATTTTCCTGGCAGAGAGAGGCCAAATACGTTTAGAGATGCTTCTGAAAATGACTATGAAGGGGAAGTATCTGACCAATCCTATAAGAAATCAGAAATTGATGTAAGAAGGATAACTGTACAAGATGCCATCAGTCTTTTTGAAAGCAAACAACGTGATCAAACTACTGATATTCAGAAGAGAAAGTCATTAGCAGATGTTTCTGTTAGTACAAATAAATCTGTCTTGAGAAGATGGAGTGCCGGTATGGGGGAAACCTCTGTGCAAGACCAGCCAGAACATGTCCCTGAAGATCCCGTTCCAGTGACTTCTAATGATACGGTGCATTGCGAGATTCCAAAAAATTCAGATCTAGAAGTGGTTTCAGATTTTGTTTCCCAAATTGACAGTAGTAACGAGATTACTGATTGTGATAAAAAACCAGAAAGACGGGAAAATGTAGGTTTATACACTGAAGATAATCCAAATGAAACCAACCCAGAGGTAAAAGATGAAACTGTAAATAAGTTAGCAGCATCAGCAGACTGGAATCAACGAAAGCAAGAAGAATtcaatcaaattcttaaaaaaatggttgaaaGCAAGCCTGTTTTATTTGGGAAGTCCAAGCCCAGCAGAAACCAGAGTATTTCATTTGAGCAGAGAGGAGGGTCTTACAATCATTATAAGGAAAAGCGTGACGAAAAACTTAAAGGAGCAAAGGCtggaaaagtagaaaaagaagCACAATTCCGACAAATGCAGCAACTACTTGATAAGAGTAAGGTTGAAATGACCAAAAGTGCGAGTGCAAGTAAAATAGGTTCTTCAAGATTGCCCCAAACTTCTCAAAGAAAATCAACTCAAGCTGCAAATTCTCCAAAGGAAATATCTAAGCCTTCAGCTACAAAAAGGATATCATCTAGAACGTCACCCATGCCTGCTACACGTAAGTCTTGGTCAGCAACACCTTCACCAAGGACAGCTGGTACGTCCCCAGCCAAAGCACGTGGTGGAATTTCATCTGCCAACACCACCCCAACACGGCGGAAGCCTGTGTCCACTACATCTGTTCCCCAACCAAGCCCCCAAAAGGAAAGGTCTCAGCCGCGGAAGAGAAACGACAAAGAAACTCAGACCAGCAATAATTCCAAGAGCCTCAGAAGCATGACTGAGAAGCGGCAGCCAGCTGTCCCAAACAAGAGCAAGGCAGTCAAAGCAAAAGTGACGACAGCTTCTGAAGAAGCCTCTGTTCCTTCAAAGACTATCTTAAGTAATAAGGGAACCAAGAAAAGCAGTGTGGTGCCTTTGGAATCAAAACCATTTTTACGCAAGGGTTCTCGGATGGGGCATGGAACTGCCGATCTTATCAAGAAAAAAGGTCCTCCTAAAAGTGAAAAATCTCAGAAAGAGAGTGCAGATCTTATTGAAGATCGAGAAAGTGAGTTGGTTGTCAATGCTTCTGACTTGGTCAGTCACCATTCAGACGGGGATACGATGACACCTATTCATCAGAATGCTGCTACAGTACCAGACCCTCAGATAAATAACCAATCGCAATGCAGTGAGCCAGAGAAGTTAGACCAAAAGCCTACTGATGGTGATGTCGTAACATACACGGAAGAGTCTTCCTTAAATATAAGGAATGAAGAAGAATTAACCATATCACCTTCTGCCTGGGTGGACACAGAAGAGGATTCGTCCAAGCCATGTGAGGATGACACATTTCAATCAGTATCTCTGGCAAATGCTGTTCCAGTGGGATCATCTAGTCCTCGTGTTCGTCATTCTCTATCACAGATGCTACAGGAAGAAAGTAGTGAACCTGACACTTGTGAGTGGGGAAATGCCGAGAATCCCCCTGCCATGATATACCAAAAAGATGCACCCAAAGGTTTGAAAAGACTGTTGAAATTTGCTCGGAAGAGCAAGGGCGATACAGGTTCCACTGGCTGGTCTAGCCCATCTGTTTTCTCTGAAGGAGAGGATGATGCAGAGGAActtaaaaattctaataaaaggAATGCTGACAATCTACTGAGGAAGGCCGCACTCAATGTGAAAAGCTACGGACAACCAAAAAATTCAGTACATGATGGATATGAAAGAAATTTAG CAGGCAGAGGTGATGGCAAGGATTCTCACAAGATGCAAGACGGTGCTGGTCCAACCACAAGAG GGTCAAGAtcattcttttctctttcagcTTTTAGGGGAAGCAAGCCCTGA
- the LOC106779088 gene encoding serine/arginine repetitive matrix protein 5 isoform X2, with protein MEDTIDATATLDYASIHIFPHQNRYEAFVCMGTQSDKVAAGHLEHLLPHLPAINDLYAEGFDAKFDLELPENLHGAEWFSKATLKRFLHVVSSPDLINVISSILDEMSQLEDSKKFHVSLYGKGHKDHLEMERDGNYSSYGEAPASKPEVSIVSPDVSKNELLRAMDLRLTALTDKLADTFNKATGATCSPEDLTYLAKFSQHFGATNIGHSLCKFIELNHKNQHVGPLSNETILHSCDVTKDNANKIVKSLQSSKPLHSNTPVKYGVSPAKAAQVERHGSTESEESSNSSDEDQTSTERSRSLVRSATPRRSASPMRRVQIGRTGPRRAAALTIKSLNYFPGRERPNTFRDASENDYEGEVSDQSYKKSEIDVRRITVQDAISLFESKQRDQTTDIQKRKSLADVSVSTNKSVLRRWSAGMGETSVQDQPEHVPEDPVPVTSNDTVHCEIPKNSDLEVVSDFVSQIDSSNEITDCDKKPERRENVGLYTEDNPNETNPEVKDETVNKLAASADWNQRKQEEFNQILKKMVESKPVLFGKSKPSRNQSISFEQRGGSYNHYKEKRDEKLKGAKAGKVEKEAQFRQMQQLLDKSKVEMTKSASASKIGSSRLPQTSQRKSTQAANSPKEISKPSATKRISSRTSPMPATRKSWSATPSPRTAGTSPAKARGGISSANTTPTRRKPVSTTSVPQPSPQKERSQPRKRNDKETQTSNNSKSLRSMTEKRQPAVPNKSKAVKAKVTTASEEASVPSKTILSNKGTKKSSVVPLESKPFLRKGSRMGHGTADLIKKKGPPKSEKSQKESADLIEDRESELVVNASDLVSHHSDGDTMTPIHQNAATVPDPQINNQSQCSEPEKLDQKPTDGDVVTYTEESSLNIRNEEELTISPSAWVDTEEDSSKPCEDDTFQSVSLANAVPVGSSSPRVRHSLSQMLQEESSEPDTCEWGNAENPPAMIYQKDAPKGLKRLLKFARKSKGDTGSTGWSSPSVFSEGEDDAEELKNSNKRNADNLLRKAALNVKSYGQPKNSVHDGYERNLGRGDGKDSHKMQDGAGPTTRGSRSFFSLSAFRGSKP; from the exons ATGGAGGATACAATAGATGCTACTGCAACCTTGGATTATGCTTCAATTCACATTTTTCCCCACCAAAACAG GTACGAGGCATTTGTCTGTATGGGGACGCAATCTGATAAAGTGGCAGCTGGACATTTGGAACACTTGTTGCCTCATTTACCTGCAATAAATGATTTGTATGCTGAAGGATTTGATGCAAAATTCGATCTTGAATTACCAGAAAATCTGCATGGTGCTGAATGGTTTTCAAAAGCAACACTTAAAAG GTTCCTTCATGTTGTTAGTTCACCAGATTTGATAAATGTCATCAGCAGTATCCTGGATGAGATGTCTCAGTTGGAGGATTCAAAGAAATTTCATGTTTCTTTATATGGGAAG GGCCACAAGGATCATCTCGAAATGGAAAGAg ATGGTAATTATAGCTCTTATGGTGAAGCACCAGCTTCCAAA CCAGAAGTTAGCATTGTGTCACCCGATGTTTCAAA GAATGAATTGTTACGAGCAATGGATCTAAGATTAACAGCTTTGACTGACAAATTGGCTGACACTTTTAACAAAGCCACTGGTGCTACATGCTCCCCTGAAGATCTGACCTATTTAGCAAAATTTTCTCAACATTTTGGGGCCACTAACATAGG GCATTCTTTATGCAAGTTTATAGAACTAAACCACAAGAACCAGCATGTTGGGCCCCTGAGCAATGAAACAATCTTGCACTCATGTGATGTGACAAAAGACAATGCAAACAAGATTGTCAAAAGCCTGCAGAGTTCCAAACCATTACATTCTAATACACCAGTTAAGTATGGTGTTTCACCAGCAAAAGCTGCCCAGGTTGAGAGACACGGTTCAACAGAAAGTGAGGAATCTTCTAACTCTAGTGATGAGGATCAAACATCTACTGAGAGAAGCCGTTCTCTTGTAAGATCTGCAACACCCAGAAGATCAGCATCCCCTATGCGAAGGGTCCAAATAGGAAGAACTGGACCCCGCAGAGCTGCCGCATTAACTATCAAGAGTCTCAATTATTTTCCTGGCAGAGAGAGGCCAAATACGTTTAGAGATGCTTCTGAAAATGACTATGAAGGGGAAGTATCTGACCAATCCTATAAGAAATCAGAAATTGATGTAAGAAGGATAACTGTACAAGATGCCATCAGTCTTTTTGAAAGCAAACAACGTGATCAAACTACTGATATTCAGAAGAGAAAGTCATTAGCAGATGTTTCTGTTAGTACAAATAAATCTGTCTTGAGAAGATGGAGTGCCGGTATGGGGGAAACCTCTGTGCAAGACCAGCCAGAACATGTCCCTGAAGATCCCGTTCCAGTGACTTCTAATGATACGGTGCATTGCGAGATTCCAAAAAATTCAGATCTAGAAGTGGTTTCAGATTTTGTTTCCCAAATTGACAGTAGTAACGAGATTACTGATTGTGATAAAAAACCAGAAAGACGGGAAAATGTAGGTTTATACACTGAAGATAATCCAAATGAAACCAACCCAGAGGTAAAAGATGAAACTGTAAATAAGTTAGCAGCATCAGCAGACTGGAATCAACGAAAGCAAGAAGAATtcaatcaaattcttaaaaaaatggttgaaaGCAAGCCTGTTTTATTTGGGAAGTCCAAGCCCAGCAGAAACCAGAGTATTTCATTTGAGCAGAGAGGAGGGTCTTACAATCATTATAAGGAAAAGCGTGACGAAAAACTTAAAGGAGCAAAGGCtggaaaagtagaaaaagaagCACAATTCCGACAAATGCAGCAACTACTTGATAAGAGTAAGGTTGAAATGACCAAAAGTGCGAGTGCAAGTAAAATAGGTTCTTCAAGATTGCCCCAAACTTCTCAAAGAAAATCAACTCAAGCTGCAAATTCTCCAAAGGAAATATCTAAGCCTTCAGCTACAAAAAGGATATCATCTAGAACGTCACCCATGCCTGCTACACGTAAGTCTTGGTCAGCAACACCTTCACCAAGGACAGCTGGTACGTCCCCAGCCAAAGCACGTGGTGGAATTTCATCTGCCAACACCACCCCAACACGGCGGAAGCCTGTGTCCACTACATCTGTTCCCCAACCAAGCCCCCAAAAGGAAAGGTCTCAGCCGCGGAAGAGAAACGACAAAGAAACTCAGACCAGCAATAATTCCAAGAGCCTCAGAAGCATGACTGAGAAGCGGCAGCCAGCTGTCCCAAACAAGAGCAAGGCAGTCAAAGCAAAAGTGACGACAGCTTCTGAAGAAGCCTCTGTTCCTTCAAAGACTATCTTAAGTAATAAGGGAACCAAGAAAAGCAGTGTGGTGCCTTTGGAATCAAAACCATTTTTACGCAAGGGTTCTCGGATGGGGCATGGAACTGCCGATCTTATCAAGAAAAAAGGTCCTCCTAAAAGTGAAAAATCTCAGAAAGAGAGTGCAGATCTTATTGAAGATCGAGAAAGTGAGTTGGTTGTCAATGCTTCTGACTTGGTCAGTCACCATTCAGACGGGGATACGATGACACCTATTCATCAGAATGCTGCTACAGTACCAGACCCTCAGATAAATAACCAATCGCAATGCAGTGAGCCAGAGAAGTTAGACCAAAAGCCTACTGATGGTGATGTCGTAACATACACGGAAGAGTCTTCCTTAAATATAAGGAATGAAGAAGAATTAACCATATCACCTTCTGCCTGGGTGGACACAGAAGAGGATTCGTCCAAGCCATGTGAGGATGACACATTTCAATCAGTATCTCTGGCAAATGCTGTTCCAGTGGGATCATCTAGTCCTCGTGTTCGTCATTCTCTATCACAGATGCTACAGGAAGAAAGTAGTGAACCTGACACTTGTGAGTGGGGAAATGCCGAGAATCCCCCTGCCATGATATACCAAAAAGATGCACCCAAAGGTTTGAAAAGACTGTTGAAATTTGCTCGGAAGAGCAAGGGCGATACAGGTTCCACTGGCTGGTCTAGCCCATCTGTTTTCTCTGAAGGAGAGGATGATGCAGAGGAActtaaaaattctaataaaaggAATGCTGACAATCTACTGAGGAAGGCCGCACTCAATGTGAAAAGCTACGGACAACCAAAAAATTCAGTACATGATGGATATGAAAGAAATTTAG GCAGAGGTGATGGCAAGGATTCTCACAAGATGCAAGACGGTGCTGGTCCAACCACAAGAG GGTCAAGAtcattcttttctctttcagcTTTTAGGGGAAGCAAGCCCTGA
- the LOC106779088 gene encoding nucleolar and coiled-body phosphoprotein 1 isoform X3: protein MDLRLTALTDKLADTFNKATGATCSPEDLTYLAKFSQHFGATNIGHSLCKFIELNHKNQHVGPLSNETILHSCDVTKDNANKIVKSLQSSKPLHSNTPVKYGVSPAKAAQVERHGSTESEESSNSSDEDQTSTERSRSLVRSATPRRSASPMRRVQIGRTGPRRAAALTIKSLNYFPGRERPNTFRDASENDYEGEVSDQSYKKSEIDVRRITVQDAISLFESKQRDQTTDIQKRKSLADVSVSTNKSVLRRWSAGMGETSVQDQPEHVPEDPVPVTSNDTVHCEIPKNSDLEVVSDFVSQIDSSNEITDCDKKPERRENVGLYTEDNPNETNPEVKDETVNKLAASADWNQRKQEEFNQILKKMVESKPVLFGKSKPSRNQSISFEQRGGSYNHYKEKRDEKLKGAKAGKVEKEAQFRQMQQLLDKSKVEMTKSASASKIGSSRLPQTSQRKSTQAANSPKEISKPSATKRISSRTSPMPATRKSWSATPSPRTAGTSPAKARGGISSANTTPTRRKPVSTTSVPQPSPQKERSQPRKRNDKETQTSNNSKSLRSMTEKRQPAVPNKSKAVKAKVTTASEEASVPSKTILSNKGTKKSSVVPLESKPFLRKGSRMGHGTADLIKKKGPPKSEKSQKESADLIEDRESELVVNASDLVSHHSDGDTMTPIHQNAATVPDPQINNQSQCSEPEKLDQKPTDGDVVTYTEESSLNIRNEEELTISPSAWVDTEEDSSKPCEDDTFQSVSLANAVPVGSSSPRVRHSLSQMLQEESSEPDTCEWGNAENPPAMIYQKDAPKGLKRLLKFARKSKGDTGSTGWSSPSVFSEGEDDAEELKNSNKRNADNLLRKAALNVKSYGQPKNSVHDGYERNLAGRGDGKDSHKMQDGAGPTTRGSRSFFSLSAFRGSKP from the exons ATGGATCTAAGATTAACAGCTTTGACTGACAAATTGGCTGACACTTTTAACAAAGCCACTGGTGCTACATGCTCCCCTGAAGATCTGACCTATTTAGCAAAATTTTCTCAACATTTTGGGGCCACTAACATAGG GCATTCTTTATGCAAGTTTATAGAACTAAACCACAAGAACCAGCATGTTGGGCCCCTGAGCAATGAAACAATCTTGCACTCATGTGATGTGACAAAAGACAATGCAAACAAGATTGTCAAAAGCCTGCAGAGTTCCAAACCATTACATTCTAATACACCAGTTAAGTATGGTGTTTCACCAGCAAAAGCTGCCCAGGTTGAGAGACACGGTTCAACAGAAAGTGAGGAATCTTCTAACTCTAGTGATGAGGATCAAACATCTACTGAGAGAAGCCGTTCTCTTGTAAGATCTGCAACACCCAGAAGATCAGCATCCCCTATGCGAAGGGTCCAAATAGGAAGAACTGGACCCCGCAGAGCTGCCGCATTAACTATCAAGAGTCTCAATTATTTTCCTGGCAGAGAGAGGCCAAATACGTTTAGAGATGCTTCTGAAAATGACTATGAAGGGGAAGTATCTGACCAATCCTATAAGAAATCAGAAATTGATGTAAGAAGGATAACTGTACAAGATGCCATCAGTCTTTTTGAAAGCAAACAACGTGATCAAACTACTGATATTCAGAAGAGAAAGTCATTAGCAGATGTTTCTGTTAGTACAAATAAATCTGTCTTGAGAAGATGGAGTGCCGGTATGGGGGAAACCTCTGTGCAAGACCAGCCAGAACATGTCCCTGAAGATCCCGTTCCAGTGACTTCTAATGATACGGTGCATTGCGAGATTCCAAAAAATTCAGATCTAGAAGTGGTTTCAGATTTTGTTTCCCAAATTGACAGTAGTAACGAGATTACTGATTGTGATAAAAAACCAGAAAGACGGGAAAATGTAGGTTTATACACTGAAGATAATCCAAATGAAACCAACCCAGAGGTAAAAGATGAAACTGTAAATAAGTTAGCAGCATCAGCAGACTGGAATCAACGAAAGCAAGAAGAATtcaatcaaattcttaaaaaaatggttgaaaGCAAGCCTGTTTTATTTGGGAAGTCCAAGCCCAGCAGAAACCAGAGTATTTCATTTGAGCAGAGAGGAGGGTCTTACAATCATTATAAGGAAAAGCGTGACGAAAAACTTAAAGGAGCAAAGGCtggaaaagtagaaaaagaagCACAATTCCGACAAATGCAGCAACTACTTGATAAGAGTAAGGTTGAAATGACCAAAAGTGCGAGTGCAAGTAAAATAGGTTCTTCAAGATTGCCCCAAACTTCTCAAAGAAAATCAACTCAAGCTGCAAATTCTCCAAAGGAAATATCTAAGCCTTCAGCTACAAAAAGGATATCATCTAGAACGTCACCCATGCCTGCTACACGTAAGTCTTGGTCAGCAACACCTTCACCAAGGACAGCTGGTACGTCCCCAGCCAAAGCACGTGGTGGAATTTCATCTGCCAACACCACCCCAACACGGCGGAAGCCTGTGTCCACTACATCTGTTCCCCAACCAAGCCCCCAAAAGGAAAGGTCTCAGCCGCGGAAGAGAAACGACAAAGAAACTCAGACCAGCAATAATTCCAAGAGCCTCAGAAGCATGACTGAGAAGCGGCAGCCAGCTGTCCCAAACAAGAGCAAGGCAGTCAAAGCAAAAGTGACGACAGCTTCTGAAGAAGCCTCTGTTCCTTCAAAGACTATCTTAAGTAATAAGGGAACCAAGAAAAGCAGTGTGGTGCCTTTGGAATCAAAACCATTTTTACGCAAGGGTTCTCGGATGGGGCATGGAACTGCCGATCTTATCAAGAAAAAAGGTCCTCCTAAAAGTGAAAAATCTCAGAAAGAGAGTGCAGATCTTATTGAAGATCGAGAAAGTGAGTTGGTTGTCAATGCTTCTGACTTGGTCAGTCACCATTCAGACGGGGATACGATGACACCTATTCATCAGAATGCTGCTACAGTACCAGACCCTCAGATAAATAACCAATCGCAATGCAGTGAGCCAGAGAAGTTAGACCAAAAGCCTACTGATGGTGATGTCGTAACATACACGGAAGAGTCTTCCTTAAATATAAGGAATGAAGAAGAATTAACCATATCACCTTCTGCCTGGGTGGACACAGAAGAGGATTCGTCCAAGCCATGTGAGGATGACACATTTCAATCAGTATCTCTGGCAAATGCTGTTCCAGTGGGATCATCTAGTCCTCGTGTTCGTCATTCTCTATCACAGATGCTACAGGAAGAAAGTAGTGAACCTGACACTTGTGAGTGGGGAAATGCCGAGAATCCCCCTGCCATGATATACCAAAAAGATGCACCCAAAGGTTTGAAAAGACTGTTGAAATTTGCTCGGAAGAGCAAGGGCGATACAGGTTCCACTGGCTGGTCTAGCCCATCTGTTTTCTCTGAAGGAGAGGATGATGCAGAGGAActtaaaaattctaataaaaggAATGCTGACAATCTACTGAGGAAGGCCGCACTCAATGTGAAAAGCTACGGACAACCAAAAAATTCAGTACATGATGGATATGAAAGAAATTTAG CAGGCAGAGGTGATGGCAAGGATTCTCACAAGATGCAAGACGGTGCTGGTCCAACCACAAGAG GGTCAAGAtcattcttttctctttcagcTTTTAGGGGAAGCAAGCCCTGA